One Cucumis sativus cultivar 9930 chromosome 1, Cucumber_9930_V3, whole genome shotgun sequence DNA segment encodes these proteins:
- the LOC105434490 gene encoding uncharacterized protein LOC105434490: MYPCINEGEREEFVRSRVCPHFEDKRKVQQERRKKNKYNHKLSRKGYANLREELKNNPSEEGDLDRASMWKKARVDKKREYDNEHVQEIMNCIDEISKTYVDKEPSPNDVLTQALGTKELSGLLHGVASGSWALMAINAYNETVYNIDSLRTTSKVDIRYVIDTAITIFFSQKNIQTTRKQSIWEIVKCPLHVGVVEYGYYVMRYMRDIITNGSIVVTDSIDTSSPYSKLELDEVRMELADFLGGHIRFMVNIFWVR, translated from the exons ATGTATCCTTGCATTAACGAAGGAGAGCGGGAAGAATTTGTTAGATCTAGAGTATGTCCACATTTTGAG gacaaaagaaaagttcaacaagagagaaggaagaagaataagtATAACCATAAGCTTTCAAGAAAAGGTTATGCTAATCTTCGAGAGGAATTG aaaaataacCCTTCAGAAGAAGGTGATCTTGATCGAGCTAGCATGTGGAAGAAGGCTCGTGTAGATAAGAAGAGAGAATATGACAATGAACACGTTCAAGAAATTATGAATTGTATA gATGAGATCTCAAAGACATATGTTGACAAAGAGCCATCTCCAAACGATGTTTTGACACAAGCTTTGGGTACAAAAGAGCTTAGTGGACTTTTACATGGAGTTGCCAG TGGTTCTTGGGCACTTATGGCTATTAACGCATACAATGAGACAGTTTATAATATTGACTCACTTCGAACAACATCAAAAGTAGATATTAGATATGTAATTGACAC GGCTATTACAATCTTTTTCTCtcagaaaaatattcaaacaacTCGAAAACAGTCAATATGGGAAATAGTGAAG TGTCCTTTGCACGTTGGAGTAGTTGAATATGGATACTATGTGATGAGATACATGAGAGATATAATCACTAATGGGAGCATAGTAGTCACAGATTCG ATTGATACAAGTAGCCCATACAGTAAATTAGAGTTGGATGAAGTGCGCATGGAGCTTGCTGATTTTTTGGGTGGCCACATTCGATTTATGGTGAATATATTTTGGGTTAGATAG